The following coding sequences are from one Humulus lupulus chromosome X, drHumLupu1.1, whole genome shotgun sequence window:
- the LOC133806615 gene encoding uncharacterized protein LOC133806615, whose product MKQSEPKPDALNQFMTETRASIQSLDTQIGQLATLMKNRSEENLPSTTEVNPKEQCNAISLRSGKELKGPKAVDKEKKMSGSNVTENLQKQQGISIDYHIKIPYPERLQRNKLDKQFAKFLEVFRKLHINIPFSKALEQMPTYLKFLKEILSKKRKLEEYETIVLTKECSAILQKKLPPKLKYPGSFTIPCSIRGSVVTKALCDLGASVNLMNLSIFHKLKLGEARPTTVFLQMADRSIKYPRGIIEDVLVKVDKFIFPADFIVLDMEEDTIPIILGRPFLATGRALIDVQKGELKLRVQNKVVTFKVFVATEIPSCCRVDVVKRGDDELGVTRKKSMLQCVRTVCHRVKKIFSGKARMLHERWKVTKICNIKKRASSHDTMTLKDMRGGLDPS is encoded by the coding sequence ATGAAGCAATCTGAACCAAAACCAGATGCATTAAACCAATTCATGACCGAAACCAGGGCATCTATTCAGAGTTTGGACACTCAAATAGGGCAGTTGGCTACTTTGATGAAAAACCGTTCTGAAGAGAATTTACCAAGCACTACAGAGGTAAACCCAAAAGAGCAGTGCAATGCAATATCTTTGAGGAGTGGCAAGGAGTTAAAGGGGCCAAAAGCGGTTGATAAGGAGAAAAAAATGAGTGGGTCAAATGTTACTGAGAACTTACAGAAGCAGCAAGGAATAAGCATAGATTACCATATAAAGATCCCATATCCTGAGAGGCTTCAAAGGAATAAGCTTGACAAGCAGTTTGCTAAATTTTTAGAAGTTTTTCGGAAGCTTCACATAAATATTCCATTTTCCAAGGCGCTTGAGCAGATGCCAACTTACCTTAAATTCTTGAAGGAAATTTTATCTAAGAAAAGGAAGTTGGAGGAATACGAGACAATTGTGCTTACTAAGGAGTGCAGTGCAATATTGCAAAAGAAATTACCGCCAAAGCTTAAATATCCTGGTAgtttcaccattccatgctcTATAAGGGGTTCAGTGGTGACAAAAgccttatgtgatttaggggctagtgtGAATCTAATGAATCTATCAATCTTCCACAAGTTGAAATTGGGAGAAGCTCGCCCTACTACTGTGTTCCTACAAATGGCAGATCGTTCAATTAAGTATCCAAGGGGAATCATTGAAGATGTATTGGTGAAAGTAGACAAGTTTATATTCCCTGCAGACTTCATAGTGTTGGACATGGAAGAAGATACTATCCCAATAATTCTTGGAAGACCATTTTTAGCTACTGGGAGGGCATTAATAGATGTTCAAAAGGGTGAGTTAAAGCTGCGAGTTCAAAATAAGGTAGTAACATTTAAAGTTTTTGTAGCAACGGAAATTCCAAgttgttgtagagttgatgtaGTGAAAAGAGGGGAtgatgagctgggagtcactaggAAAAAGTCCATGCTTCAATGTGTTCGAACAGTTTGTCATCGTGTGAAAAAGATCTTTAGTGGGAAAGCTCGAATGTTACATGAGCGGTGGAAAGTAACAAAAATATGCAATATCAAGAAACGAGCATCTTCTCATGATACTATGACTCTTAAGGACATGAGGGGTGGTCTGGATCCGAGTTGA